A genomic segment from Nicotiana tabacum cultivar K326 chromosome 9, ASM71507v2, whole genome shotgun sequence encodes:
- the LOC107778844 gene encoding germin-like protein 9-3 translates to MESKTSSCIVLLALAIWVVQMASAGDPDILTDFVLPLEVPSVDPSYFTFSGLRGLIGAPPPEKFKATKASMVEFPALNGQSVSYAILQYPAGSVNPVHTHPRATELLFLMSGTLQVGFIDTTNKFFNQTLQTGDVFVFPKGLLHFQYNADANNCAWAISAFGSANAGTVSVPNSVFNTSIPDNILAKSFKTDIMTIQKLKAGLA, encoded by the coding sequence atGGAATCAAAAACTTCAAGTTGCATAGTTCTGTTAGCTCTAGCAATATGGGTAGTCCAAATGGCATCAGCTGGTGACCCTGATATCCTAACAGACTTTGTGCTGCCACTGGAGGTACCATCAGTTGATCCGTCTTACTTCACCTTCTCGGGCCTAAGGGGACTCATCGGAGCTCCACCGCCAGAAAAATTCAAGGCGACAAAGGCAAGTATGGTCGAGTTTCCAGCCCTGAACGGACAAAGTGTTTCCTATGCAATCCTGCAGTATCCTGCAGGCTCTGTCAATCCTGTCCACACTCATCCACGAGCAACCGAACTGCTTTTCCTCATGTCGGGAACACTGCAAGTTGGATTCATCGATACCACGAACAAGTTCTTCAATCAAACGTTGCAAACTGGAGATGTTTTCGTGTTCCCTAAGGGGTTACTTCATTTCCAGTACAATGCTGATGCTAATAATTGTGCTTGGGCTATATCTGCATTTGGAAGTGCAAATGCAGGCACTGTTTCTGTTCCTAACTCTGTGTTCAATACCAGTATTCCTGATAACATTTTGGCCAAGTCATTCAAGACTGATATCATGACTATTCAGAAACTCAAGGCAGGTCTAGCATGA
- the LOC107778842 gene encoding germin-like protein 9-3, which produces MASFHLKSVLFVVAIFAIFSITQASDPDILSDFIVPPGSAIDGNLFTFTGTRGIFGSVIEKFKVTKASKAEFPILDGQSVSLAVLQFPRGGVNPPHIHPRAAELLFVVQGSLEVGFVDTSNKLYTQTLQVGDLFVFPKGLVHYQYNSDWNKSATAVSGFGSANAGTVSLPTTLFATGVDDQILAKSFKSDVSTIQKIKAGLSS; this is translated from the coding sequence ATGGCCTCATTCCACCTGAAAAGTGTCCTTTTTGTTGTAGCCATATTTGCAATTTTTTCGATAACTCAAGCTAGTGATCCAGATATCTTGTCCGACTTCATTGTTCCTCCAGGAAGCGCAATAGATGGGAACTTATTTACCTTCACAGGCACACGTGGAATTTTTGGCAGTGTCATTGAAAAGTTCAAAGTAACAAAAGCTAGCAAGGCAGAGTTTCCAATTTTGGATGGTCAGAGTGTATCATTGGCAGTACTTCAGTTTCCAAGAGGAGGTGTCAACCCGCCCCACATCCACCCTCGCGCAGCTGAGCTGCTATTCGTCGTTCAAGGTAGTCTCGAGGTTGGATTTGTGGACACCAGTAACAAGCTTTACACTCAGACTCTTCAAGTTGGTGACTTGTTTGTGTTTCCTAAAGGATTAGTGCATTATCAGTATAATTCTGATTGGAATAAATCAGCTACAGCTGTTTCTGGTTTTGGTAGTGCCAATGCTGGAACTGTTTCGCTTCCTACTACATTGTTTGCTACTGGAGTCGATGATCAAATTCTCGCCAAGTCATTCAAGTCTGATGTTTCCACTATTCAGAAGATCAAGGCTGGTCTTTCATCTTAG